Proteins from one Gossypium raimondii isolate GPD5lz chromosome 8, ASM2569854v1, whole genome shotgun sequence genomic window:
- the LOC128043034 gene encoding uncharacterized protein LOC128043034, with protein MTWISYGGIHTKNLEALSFDEKCTIYTDHKSLKYHLIQKELNLRQQRWIELLKDYDCSIEYHLGKANVVVYALSRRAVSDLRALFACLSLFDDGSLFAELQVRPTWTEHIKAKLLLDESLVPRFRQVENEETLDFGINSEGILCFRGRVRDNDLRQSILQEAHSSPYAMYPGENKMYRDLRELY; from the coding sequence ATGACTTGGATTAGCTACGGTGGTATTCACACTAAAAATTTGGAGGCACTATCTTTCGATGAGAAGTGTACTATCTACACAGATCATAAGAGTCTTAAGTACCACCTCATtcagaaggagttgaatcttaggcagcaAAGATGGATAGAGCTGCTTAAAGACTATGATTGCTCGATTGAATACCATCTTGGTAAGGCTAACGTGGTAGTGTACGCACTGAGCCGTAGGGCTGTATCTGATTTAAGAGCGTTGTTTGCTTGTCTCAGCctgtttgatgatggtagctTGTTCGCTGAGTTACAAGTTAGACCGACGTGGACTGAACATATTAAGGCTAAATTGTTGTTGGATGAGTCACTGGTTCCTCGTTTCCGTCAGGTTGAGAATGAGGAAACTTTGGATTTTGGGATAAATAGTGAAGGAATACTATGCTTCCGTGGGAGAGTGAGGGATAATGATTTGAGGCAGTCTATACTGCAAGAAGCGCATAGTAGTCCTTATGCTATGTATCCAGGCGAGAATAAAATGTATCGAGATCTTCGTGAGTTGTACTGA